From Pararge aegeria chromosome 9, ilParAegt1.1, whole genome shotgun sequence, the proteins below share one genomic window:
- the LOC120626512 gene encoding piggyBac transposable element-derived protein 4-like produces the protein MSDFSDSDSDYQPPPLWDGSNSTSSDSCLSQDDVSLLHESTPVPPEPPRPDWHQPNGSRQKRFPLDIQPGINISNNCNRELDIFRLFLNQDIMDLMVQMTNCYANKVKILKVVTRNMRLAKWTDCTEEEILKFLGLLIFMGLNKLPKISDYWSNKKLYKNEIARQAMSRNRFELLLRCWHFEDSFFHASNTDRLIKIRRLVQLLTATFRNAKTPGEYITVDETMVAFRGRIKFMQYIPGKRHKYGIKLFKVCDDDGYTYDLIVYEGKNSSGQTNTPTNLVMKLCQPYLGVGRSVVTDNYYTSVDLAQQLLQNDTHLIGTLRRNRKGLPKKVVQEKLNKGEMIALENNDGILILKWKDKRDVLALSTKHSVGFVTVTSKRNRNKKVMKPTLIADYNKHKCSIDLSDQMASYAKPARRSIRWFQKLAIELLFSTAVTNAFIIYKTHKQLSSKKYTITDFRENLCLQMLGITSSSNSVGSLPRRQIQHKFSKSTLTDHRGRLIRRRCIHCYKKNRDAGLSAKEARDQTKKVNTVCLECPTKPSVCGQCYAEIHIQINP, from the coding sequence ATGTCGGATTTTAGTGACTCTGATTCGGACTATCAACCGCCGCCATTATGGGATGGATCTAATTCGACTAGCAGCGACTCGTGTTTATCTCAAGACGATGTTTCACTTCTGCACGAAAGCACACCAGTGCCCCCGGAGCCACCGCGACCTGACTGGCATCAACCTAACGGATCGCGACAAAAGAGGTTTCCATTGGATATACAACCAGGtattaatatttctaacaaTTGTAACAGGGAACTTGATATttttcgattatttttaaaccaagatATTATGGATCTTATGGTGCAAATGACCAATTGTTATGCTAATAaggtaaaaatacttaaagttgTCACACGCAACATGAGACTTGCCAAATGGACAGACTGTACTgaagaagaaattttaaaattcttgggCCTGCTGATTTTTATGGGACtcaataaattacctaaaattAGCGACTACTGGAGCaataaaaaactgtataaaAACGAAATAGCTCGCCAAGCTatgagtagaaaccgattcgagCTGTTATTGAGATGTTGGCATTTTGAAGACAGTTTTTTCCATGCATCAAATACAGACCGTCTTATAAAGATAAGACGTTTGGTGCAGTTACTCACAGCCACATTTCGAAATGCCAAAACACCTGGAGAATATATCACTGTGGACGAGACCATGGTAGCTTTCAGAGGGCGTATAAAATTTATGCAGTACATTCCTGGCAAAAGACACAAGTATGGGATCAAACTTTTTAAAGTCTGTGATGATGACGGTTATACGTACGACCTTATCGTTTACGAAGGTAAAAACTCAAGCGGGCAAACCAATACACCTACGAATTTAGTAATGAAACTATGTCAACCTTACCTAGGGGTAGGCAGGAGTGTGGTGACGGATAATTATTATACCAGCGTCGACTTAGCGCAACAATTATTGCAAAACGATACGCATCTGATTGGTACATTACGCAGAAACAGGAAAGGATTGCCGAAAAAAGTTGTTCAAGAAAAATTGAACAAAGGTGAAATGATCGCTTTAGAAAACAATGACGGTATTCTTATACTCAAATGGAAGGACAAGCGTGATGTTTTAGCTTTGTCGACAAAACACTCTGTTGGTTTTGTTACTGTTACGAGCAAAAGGAACCGTAACAAGAAAGTTATGAAACCTACCCTGATTGCTGATTATAACAAACACAAATGCTCCATAGATTTATCAGATCAAATGGCAAGCTATGCCAAGCCTGCCAGAAGAAGTATCCGTTGGTTCCAGAAGCTAGCCATAGAACTGTTATTTTCGACTGCTGTCACAAacgcttttataatttacaaaactcATAAGCAGCTTAGTAGCAAGAAGTACACCATAACGGATTTCAGAGAGAATCTCTGCTTGCAGATGTTGGGAATCACTTCCAGTTCGAACTCAGTGGGTAGTTTGCCAAGGCGGCAAATACAACATAAATTCAGTAAATCAACACTTACTGATCATAGAGGAAGACTTATTCGGCGACGATGCAtccattgttataaaaaaaacagagatGCTGGACTATCAGCTAAAGAAGCCAGAGATCaaacaaaaaaggtaaatacaGTGTGCCTGGAATGCCCAACTAAACCTAGTGTTTGTGGACAATGTTACGCAGAAATCCACATCCAAATTAAtccttag